CTGATTCAGCTCCGCCATGGTGCTGGATAGGGTGCAGCGGTGGGAGACGGACAGCGCCCCCTCCTGCCAGCTGCAAAACTCCGCCACCGGCTGGTTGTCGCTGTTGGTTCGCAGCAGCAGAAGGCTGGGGATGCCGTCGCCGTTGAGCTCCTGAAAGGACAGGCGGGTGTAGTTGCTCTGCATCAGCTGCACCGGGCCGGGCCGCATATCGTAGACGGTGACGGTCTGGACGTCGGAGCTGATCTTCCATCCTACGATCAGCTCCTTCCGACCGTCGCCGGTGAGATCCTCATAGTAGATGGAGTCGATGGCGGTGCCGCTGCTCTCGATGATGGAGGCCAGCTCATAGCTGTCCTCACGGGAGTGGAACACGTAAATTTTCAGGGGCTTTTCACCGTTGCTGAGGCGGAAAAAGGCCAGCGCCTCGTCCCGCCCGTCGCCGTCGATGTCCACCATCTGGAGGGACTGGATGTTCCGCCCGGAGGTGGGAGCCATGTATTCATAGCCCTCCGACAGCAGCTGATCCAGCTGGCGGGAGAGGGTGGTGTATTCCGTGGGCAAGCGGGGCAGGGTGAACAGCTCCTCCACGGTGCTGTCCATCTGGCATCCGGCCAGCAGCAGGCAGGCCAGCAGCAACAGCCCCAACAGGGCCGGGCGTTTCAGATGTCGCATAGGTCCCCTCCTTATCAAACGACAATCATACTCTTATATCATAGCACAGTTCCTGTGAAAAGGGTAGTTTTTTTTGTTTTATCCGGGGAAAACTTCAAAAAGGCCGTTGACAACCGCCGCCGGGGGTGCTATATTCTGGGGTATAAAAAAGGCATAGACGAGGAAGCTGTCCGCAGAAGGTCACAGAGAGGGTCCCCCCGTGGTGCAAGGGATCTGACGGGAAGCGGAACGGTACCCCCTCCGAGCCGCTCGCCGAACGGAAACCAGTAGGCCGGGCCGGGTTCTCCCGTTACAGAGATCACGAGCGACGGAAAAATTTCCGTAAGCAGGGTGGAACCGTGGAGTAAAGCTATTTTACCTCACCCCTGAACCGTATCAGGGGCGGGGTTTTTTTGTTGCCCGCCCCGACCAAGTAAGGAGGAAGCTATCATGAGCGAAGAAAACAAGTACACGTTTGAAAACGAGGAGTATCGCAAGACCTATTGGCACACCTGCTCCCACGTGCTGGCTCAGGCTGTCAAGCGCCTGTGGCCGGAGGTGAAGCTGGCCATCGGCCCGTCCATCGACGGCGGTTTTTACTACGATCTGGACGCACCCTTTGCCTTCACACAGGAGAATCTGGCCCAGATCGAGGCGGAGATGCGGAAGATCTGCAAGGAGAAGCTGAAGCTGGAGCGCTTCGAACTGCCCCGTGAGGAGGCATTGAAGTTCATGGAGGAGCGGGAGGAGCCCTACAAGGTGGAGCTCATCAACGACCTGCCCGCCGACGCCCACATCTCCTTTTATAAGCAGGGCGAGTTCACTGATCTGTGCGCCGGCCCCCATCTGGATTCCACCGGCCGCATCAAGGGCAACGGCATCAAGCTGACGGCCTGCAACGCCGCCTATTGGCGGGGCGACAGCAGCCGCCAGACCCTCCAGCGTATCTACGGCGTGGCCTTCCCCAAGAAGGAGGAGCTGGACGCCTACCTGAAGGAGCGGGAGGAGGCTCTGAAGCGGGATCACAACAAGCTGGGCCGTGAGCTGGAGTACTTCACCACCGTGGACTGCATCGGTCAGGGCCTGCCCATCCTGCTGCCCAAGGGCGCACGGGTCATCCAGCAGCTGCAGCGCTGGGTGGAGGACACCGAGGAGAAGGCCGGCTACCTGCTGACCAAGACCCCCCTGATGGCCAAGCGGGACCTGTATAAAATTTCCGGCCACTGGGATCACTATCTGGACGGTATGTTCGTGCTGGGCGACCCCTATGACGAGACGAAGGAGTGCTTTGCCCTGCGGCCCATGACCTGCCCCTTCCAGTATCAGGTGTATCTGAACCGCCAGCGCTCCTACCGTGACCTGCCCATGCGGCTGGGCGAGACGTCCACCCTGTTCCGCAACGAGGATTCCGGCGAGATGCACGGCCTGATCCGTGTGCGCCAGTTCACCATCTCCGAGGGCCATCTGGTGCTGCGTCCCGATCAGCTGGAGGAGGAGTTCAAGGGCTGCTTGGCGCTGGCCAAGTACTGCCTCGGCACCGTGGGTCTGCTGGATAAGTGTACCTTCCGGTTCTCCCAGTGGGATCCCGCCAACCCCAACAACAAGTACGAGGGTACGGCGGAGCAGTGGGATCACGCCCAGAGCACCATGGAGAAGATTTTGAAGGATCTGGACGTTCACTACTCCATCGGCATCGACGAGGCCGCCTTCTATGGCCCCAAGCTGGATATCCAGTATAAGAACGTGTACGGCAAGGAGGATACGCTGGTCACCATCCAGATCGATATGCTGCTGGCCGAGCGCTTCGGGATGTACTACATCGACGAAAACGGCAATAAGGCCCTGCCGTATATCATCCACCGTACCTCTCTGGGCTGCTACGAGCGGACGCTGGCCTACCTCATCGAGGAGTATGCCGGTGCGCTGCCCACCTGGATGATGCCGGAGCAGGTGCGCCTGCTGCCCATCACCGACCGGGCCGCCGACTACTGCGCCCAGCAGGCCCAGCAGCTGCGGCAAGAGGGCTTCCGGGTGGAGGTGGACAGCCGCAACGAGAAGATCGGCAAGAAGATCCGTGAGGCCACACTGGAGAAGATCCCCTATATGCTGGTGGTGGGCGACCGGGATATGGAGGCGGGTACCGTCTCCGTCCGTACCCGTACCGGCGAGGATCTGGGTGCCATGACCGTGGCGGACTTCACCGCCATGCTCCACGAGGTGGTGGATCAGAAGCTGAAGAAGTAAGCCCCATCCGGGAATTTAGCGAAATGTGATAAAAAGAGCGGCGCGCCAGTGTGAAGCGCCCCCAAAGTTAGACAAAATAAGAATTAAGCGATCTGAACGGTCTGAATCCTGTACTGCACAGGGCTCAGGCCGTTTAGTTTTCATTTGATTCTGTGGTTATTGTATTACGCAAAGGGATGTTCGCAGGTAACGGCATCGTTCATCTGCGACAAATCTCTCCATTCGCATACCCTCCCGTTCCTTTCTGTAATCACAGCAGCAGGAGGAATAGCGGAAATCGAATGTGCGGATAGTAAAAAGCGCCGTCCCGGAATCGCTTCCAAGACGGCGCTTTTCTGCTGCGGATCAGAGCGAACACTTTACGGCGAAACCGCCGCTGAAGAAATAGGTGTTCGTCCAATCCCTGTTTGATGGAGCAGGGGCCTCCAAGGATGCCCCCCTCTGATGCTCCGGTTTCGCCTTCAAAGGCCATTTCGATAGGATAGGTGCTTGCTTGCCAGAGGCGATGCAATGGTGCGCAGAATGTGCCGGCTTACGATGTTTTTTTCTTCATCGTAGACACTTTCTGAAAATCTTGGGTCAACCCTTATCGGCGGACAGTGCCTTGTCGATCTGGGCTTGCAGTGCCTCCGCCTGCTTCGTTTCCGTAATAGCACCCACGATGGGGTCGCCCACGATATTGCCGTTGCGGTCGACCACATAGGTGGTGGGATAAGCAAAGATGTTGGCAGTAAACTTTCCCGCCTCACCATCTGAGTCAAAATACACATTCTGATAGGTGACGCCCTTCTTGGCCAGCACATCCTTCGCCTCAGAAATCGCAGCCTCGTCGCCGCCCAGCGTGAAGGTGTTGACACCGATGAGTGCGCCGCCCTTCTCTGCGAGTTCCTTATTCAGCGCATCCAGCTCGGCAAGCTCTCCCGCGCAGGGATTGCAGGTGGTGAACCAGAAGTTCACCACGGTGACGGCGTTCTTGGAGAACAGGTCATCGCTCTTGACGGTGTTGCCGTTGAGGTCCTTGCCCTCGAAAGCGGGGAACTTCTGCGTCTTGTCGCTGTCGCCGGGTGTCGTGGGGCTGTCGGCAGGGATGCTGTCACCGTTGCCCGGGGCCTTGGGAGCCGCATCGGGGAACTTGGCCTCAATGGCGGCCAGGGTGCGCTCGATCTCCCGGATCTTCTCGCCGCCCTGGCGCAGGAGCTTCAGCTCGTCGGCGGTAAACTTGTCCTTGGCGGATTCAATGGTGTCCAGCAGGAAATCACCGTAGTTCTTGCCGTCCTCCTGCGTGGTCATGCCCTTGTCGGCGGACAGGAACACCTTCTCCCAAAGGGACTGGTTTTCCATCAGAATGGCATTCTCCTGATCCATCAGGTCCTTGTACATAGCGGCCGCCTCCTGGGCGTTCTTGGGCTCGCCGTCGGGTTTTGTCATGTCGTCGCTGCCCTGTTTGCCGCAGGCGGCCAGGGACAGCACCAGCAGTGCTGCCAGCAGCAGTGTGATGATTTTCTTTACGTTCATTTTGTTTCCTCCGTTTTTAATTTATCTGCAGGTTTTACAGGTTCTTTTTTGCCGTCTCCAAAGCCGTAGCGGAAGCTGACGGCGTTGGTGGGACAGGCGCGGATGCACATCCCACAGCGGATGCACTCGGTATGGTTGGGCGTTTTTGTCACGTCCACATCCATTTTGCAGGCCTTGGCGCATTTCCCGCAGGAGACGCATTTGTTCCTATCCACCTTCATCTGGAAGAGGGACACCCGGTTGAACAGTGCGTAAAACGCTCCCAGCGGACAGAGCCACTTGCAGAAGGGACGGTAGAACAGTACGCTCAGCACGATCACCGACAGCAGGATGCTGAATTTCCATGTAAACAGCTTGCCCAGCGCCGACCGGATGCCGGAATTGGCAAGGGACAGCGGGATGGCTCCCTCCAGCACGCCTTGGGGGCAGAGGTATTTGCAGAAGAACGGGTCTCCCATGCCAACATCGTTCACCAGAAGCGCCGGCAGCAGGAAAACCATCACCAGCAGGACGGCATACTTGAGATAGGTCAGGGGCTTCAGCTTCTTCGTGGAGAGCTTTTTCGTGGGAATTTTATGCAGCAGTTCCTGAAACCACCCGAAGGGACACAGAAAACCGCAGATAAAGCGTCCCAGCAGGACTCCCAGCAAAATGAGAAAGCCTGTGATATAATAGGAAAAGCTGAACTTGGAAGAACCCACTACCGCCTGAAACGCCCCGATAGGACAAGCACCGGAGGCTGCCGGGCAGGAGTAGCAATTCAGCCCGGGTACACATACGGTTTTCCCTGCGCCTTGATACAGTTTGCCCTTGAGAAAGTTCGGCAGACGCAGGT
The genomic region above belongs to Vescimonas coprocola and contains:
- a CDS encoding TlpA disulfide reductase family protein, which produces MNVKKIITLLLAALLVLSLAACGKQGSDDMTKPDGEPKNAQEAAAMYKDLMDQENAILMENQSLWEKVFLSADKGMTTQEDGKNYGDFLLDTIESAKDKFTADELKLLRQGGEKIREIERTLAAIEAKFPDAAPKAPGNGDSIPADSPTTPGDSDKTQKFPAFEGKDLNGNTVKSDDLFSKNAVTVVNFWFTTCNPCAGELAELDALNKELAEKGGALIGVNTFTLGGDEAAISEAKDVLAKKGVTYQNVYFDSDGEAGKFTANIFAYPTTYVVDRNGNIVGDPIVGAITETKQAEALQAQIDKALSADKG
- the thrS gene encoding threonine--tRNA ligase; this translates as MSEENKYTFENEEYRKTYWHTCSHVLAQAVKRLWPEVKLAIGPSIDGGFYYDLDAPFAFTQENLAQIEAEMRKICKEKLKLERFELPREEALKFMEEREEPYKVELINDLPADAHISFYKQGEFTDLCAGPHLDSTGRIKGNGIKLTACNAAYWRGDSSRQTLQRIYGVAFPKKEELDAYLKEREEALKRDHNKLGRELEYFTTVDCIGQGLPILLPKGARVIQQLQRWVEDTEEKAGYLLTKTPLMAKRDLYKISGHWDHYLDGMFVLGDPYDETKECFALRPMTCPFQYQVYLNRQRSYRDLPMRLGETSTLFRNEDSGEMHGLIRVRQFTISEGHLVLRPDQLEEEFKGCLALAKYCLGTVGLLDKCTFRFSQWDPANPNNKYEGTAEQWDHAQSTMEKILKDLDVHYSIGIDEAAFYGPKLDIQYKNVYGKEDTLVTIQIDMLLAERFGMYYIDENGNKALPYIIHRTSLGCYERTLAYLIEEYAGALPTWMMPEQVRLLPITDRAADYCAQQAQQLRQEGFRVEVDSRNEKIGKKIREATLEKIPYMLVVGDRDMEAGTVSVRTRTGEDLGAMTVADFTAMLHEVVDQKLKK
- a CDS encoding 4Fe-4S binding protein, whose translation is MGKKKRGVSQVLSRFRGWIQAGAALLTNLRLPNFLKGKLYQGAGKTVCVPGLNCYSCPAASGACPIGAFQAVVGSSKFSFSYYITGFLILLGVLLGRFICGFLCPFGWFQELLHKIPTKKLSTKKLKPLTYLKYAVLLVMVFLLPALLVNDVGMGDPFFCKYLCPQGVLEGAIPLSLANSGIRSALGKLFTWKFSILLSVIVLSVLFYRPFCKWLCPLGAFYALFNRVSLFQMKVDRNKCVSCGKCAKACKMDVDVTKTPNHTECIRCGMCIRACPTNAVSFRYGFGDGKKEPVKPADKLKTEETK
- a CDS encoding FG-GAP repeat domain-containing protein, producing MRHLKRPALLGLLLLACLLLAGCQMDSTVEELFTLPRLPTEYTTLSRQLDQLLSEGYEYMAPTSGRNIQSLQMVDIDGDGRDEALAFFRLSNGEKPLKIYVFHSREDSYELASIIESSGTAIDSIYYEDLTGDGRKELIVGWKISSDVQTVTVYDMRPGPVQLMQSNYTRLSFQELNGDGIPSLLLLRTNSDNQPVAEFCSWQEGALSVSHRCTLSSTMAELNQGSVVTGKLDQDTPAVFITGINSQGIAVTDILVWQEDAGLVNAALDRSTGLSTATAPYRQLTPQDINGDGITELPRPDSSVSDTKQADGMVFWEQYRPDGLATVERTYHCLSGGWYFILPEDWTGDVTALASDAGIGETQVTLSVQGEKALSICALTGENRERRALRGNRVVLRRRTGTIYAAETLSEIYSLDEEALRHNFNLIVHSWDAN